The Thioflexithrix psekupsensis genome segment TAAAAAATTTAAGTACCTAAAAGAAAATAATCTGGCATATCAACATTTCTACCGCCCCCCAGCCCCCTCCTGCTAGGAGGGGGAGAAAGAGGTTATTTTTATGGTTAAAATTTAACAAGATAACCTCATCTCTTCTTTTCTTCTTTCCCCCCTCCTAGCAGGAGGGGGGTAGGGGGGCGGTAGAAATGTGAAAATTCTGAACGCTTTTAATACCTTAATATTTTTATTTAACGACTTACTAAAAATAAACGACGTGCAAGAATCAATTTTGAAAATTCTTGTGTCTGTAAATTCTGATTCTGACAAACTATCTATGATAAAACAAGAGGTTACGATTTAACATGCTCTCGCGCACACCGCGTAGAGCAGAAAACCGTCTCGCCTGATTTCACACCCTCTTGCTCAGGAAAATGCACGCCACATTGCGGGCAGCGTAACATTTTTTGAGTGGATAATTCGGTGGGTTGTTGCGCCTGCAATTCACGTTTTTGATGCTCGCGCCATAAACGACGCGCCACATGCCACGTCAACCACAGAATTATCGCTAATACTATCCAACGAAAAAACATATTTTATTATCCCAATCATGTGACGTTATAACTGTTTTCTCGCTAACTTGTCTAATACGCCATTGACGTATTTATAACTTTCGTCGGCTGCGCCAAATTTTTTCGCCAATTTCACACCCTCATCAATCACCGTGCGCCAAGGGACTTCTTTTTGATACTTCAATTCGTAACAACCCATGCGTAAAATACTGTGTTCAATCGGGTCTAATTGGCTTATTTTTCGATCTAACAACGGAGAAATTTCCTGATCTAACTCGCCAATGTGCGCAGGAACGCCGTGTAGTAACAAAAGAAAATAATCCACATCCACTCGCTCCATCGGTTGTTCAGCCAAAAATTGTTCTTCGATGGTCTTGATGTCATGTCCCGCCAAACTCCATTGATACAGAGCCTGCAACGCCCGTTCACGGGCATAAGTACGCGCCTGCGGCACCACAACGCGAGCCTGTTCGCTCACCCCAACAAGCGGATGAAGGTCTGCCATAATGAAAACCTCGTCAGTGCGAATTACGCAGTTATTGTCCCAATTGACGCAGTAAATTGACCATTTCTAATGCCGATAAAGCCGCATCTGCGCCTTTATTACCCGCTTTAGTGCCAGCGCGCTCAATGGCTTGTTCAATGGAATCGACCGTCAGCACGCCAAAAATAACGGGTAAATCATACTGTAAAGACACTTGTGCCAATCCTTTAGCACATTCACCTGCGACATATTCAAAATGAGGCGTGCCACCGCGAATCACAGCCCCTAATGCAATAATAGCATCATAACGTTTAGAAGTGGCCAAGCGTTGTGCAATTAAAGGCATTTCATACGCGCCCGGTACGCGCACCAGCGTCACCGAAGAATCAGCCACGCCGTGGCGTTTCAGCGTATCTAATGCGCCTGCCAATAAACTTTCCGTAATAAAACTGTTAAAACGCGAAATAACAATCGCAAATTGCCCCTCACAAGGAGTTAAAAGACCTTCAATAGAATGGTACATAAAAAGCTCTTATTTTCTCTATAAAAATGTTAAATCGATAAAAACGGAAAAATCACCATTAATGCGTGACATAATCAACCACTTCTAAACCAAAACCCGAAATGGCATGTATCTTTTTAGGCGCACTGAGAATGCGCATTTTCTTCACGCCCAAATCCAGCAAAATTTGCGCGCCCAAGCCATAGGTGCGTAAATCCGTGGTAGACGGCGTGGCAGGAAGTTCTACACCGTGATCGCGTCGGGAATAATGCTGAATCATGCGGATCACTTGTTCACTGCTTTGTGGTTGCTGTAAAATCAAGACGATACCACGTCCTTCTTGGGCGATGCGTTGTAGTGCATTTTGTAAAGGCCAGCCGCATTCTTCACGAGTGCTACTGGTCAAATCACATAATACATTACTAATATGCACCCGCACCAACACCTCATCATCAAACACATGCTCACCCATCACCAACGCAAAATGGACGGTTTCATCAATCACATCTTGATAAGCGAATAAGGTAAATTCTCCGTGTTCTGTGGGCATTTGACATTGGCCAACTCGTTTCACAGCTTTTTCATTTTCCACGCGAAAACGGATCAGATCGGCGATTGTGCCGATTTTCAACTGATGCACCGCCGCAAACTGTTCCAAATCAGGACGGCGCGCCATACTGCCATCTTCGTTAAGAATTTCTACCAACACGCCCGCTGGCGGCAAACCCGCCAACCGCGCCAAATCACAACCCGCCTCGGTATGCCCCGCCCGACGTAAAACACCACCCGGTTGCGCCATCAAAGGAAATACATGCCCCGGTTGCACCAAATCCGACGGCTTGGCATTTTCCGCCACAGCAGCCTGAATCGTCGTTGCCCGATCCGCGGCAGAAATTCCCGTGGTCACGCCTCTCGCCGCCTCAATAGACACCGTAAAATTGGTGGCATAAGCGGCTTGATTATCACTGACCATTAGAGGTAATTGTAATTGCCGACAATGTTCTGGTGTAAGTGTGAGACAAATCAAACCGCGACCATAACGCGCCATAAAATTAATATCTTCAGGTCTGACTTTAACGGCGGCCATAACCAAATCGCCTTCATTTTCGCGGTCTTCGTCATCCATCAACACCACCATTTTGCCTTGACGGATGTCTTCAATCAGTTCTTCAATGCGGTTTAAAGCCATATCCCAAAATCCTACACAAAAATTGCAAAGCCTATCGTGATGTGCATAAAGCTGCAAGTCATGGATGCAAAAAAAAAGCACGGCGATCATTGCGTCCCGAGCGTCCCAACCGACTGAAGCCTGCGCCATGATCAAATATTCTTCACCTTAATATTTAAGGTTTGAATACGATAAGCGATTTGGCGCGGAGTCATATTCAGTAAACGCGCCGCTTTGGCCTGCACCCAGCCCGCTTGTTCCAACGCCGCAATGACGCGGTCACGTTCATTCAGTGAATCGTCGTTTAAATCCACCAAGTTGTCTTGTCTGCTGGCACGAGATGGCTCGAAGGTATCGGCTACGCTGGTGCGTTTCTCAAAACCCGAAACGCCCAAACTAATCGCTTCATCATCAATGATTCCATTGCCCGACATAATGGCAGCGCGTTCTAAACAATTCGCCAATTCCCGCACATTCCCTGGCCAATCATGACGCATTAATAAACGAATGGCACTGTCGGTTAAATCCAATTTGCGATCTTGCATTTTCTCAATTTTCTTAATTAAGAATCGCGCCAATTCGGGAACATCTTCCAAGCGTTCACATAAAGGCGGTAATTTAATCGGCATCACATTCAAGCGATAATATAAATCCTCTCGAAAGTGTCCCGCTTCCACTGCGCCTTCCAAATCCACATGAGTGGCTGTGATAATGCGCACATCGACTTTTAACGTTTTCGTGCCACCGACGCGCTCAAATTCGCCCTCTTGCAACACCCGCAATAATTTGGCTTGAAAACTGGGAGAAATTTCGCCAATTTCGTCTAAAAATAAAGTGCCACGATTCGCCCGTTCAAACAAACCTTTACGCTGTGCGACTGCACCACTAAACGCGCCTTTCTCATGACCAAATAACTCAGATTCTAATAAACTTTCTGGTAATGCTGCACAATTCACTTTAATAAAATTCGCATGATGGCGCGGCGAATTATAATGAATGGCATTGGCAATTAATTCTTTCCCCGTTCCTGACTCACCGCGAATTAAAATATACCAATTTTTTCAGAGTCGTATAATAATACTTTTTAAATAGGAGAGAATAATGAACAAGAGATATGAAGATTTAGAAGAGTTAATGTCAACAGGTGAAGCGAGAGAAGTGAAGCGAGCGATGGCAGTAAGAATGTCTTTGCTTGGTTTTGTGCGTGCGGAAGCGGCTTTAGCGTGTTGTGTCAGTGTGCAATTTGTGGATAAATGGAAAGCCATTTATTTAGCGTCAGGGGTGGAAGGATTAAAGTTAGCGTATAAAGGCTCGCCAGGGTATTTAAAGCCGCGTGAACGAGAAGATGTGATTAATTGGATACAAGAAAAGAAGACAATAACAATAGAGGAACTAAAGAGATACTTAAAAGAGGAGTATGATGTTTTCTATTCTTCAAATACTTCTTATACTAAATTATTAGAAGAAGCGAATTTAAGTTATAAGAAGACACACAAAGAGAATTCGGCAAAAGATGAGGTAAAAGTAGAAGCTAAAAAAAAAGAGATTAAGGATTTAATAGATAAGGAGCGTGAACAGATAGAAAGTGGAGAGGTAATGTACTGGATGCAAGACGAAAGCCATCAGTTGTGGGGAGATATTTGTGGTTATGTTTGGTCGAAAAAAGGAGAAAGAACGTCAATAAAGATGAGTAATTATCGCACTTCTCAAACGTGGTATGGAGCGGTGAATATTTATACGGGAGAATTTATTTTAGATAGGGCAAAGAAAGCTGATACAAAATATACGATAGACTTTATTAACTGGCTCATTTACAGATATAAAGAAGCCCGTCATGTGATTATTTGGGATGGTGCAAGTTATCATCGTTCTGAAGGTTTAAGAACTTATTTAGAGAAATTAAATGGGGGACTTCCAGAATCAGAATGGAAAGTTCGTTTATTAAGATTTGCGCCCAATGCCCCAGAGCAAAATCCAGTCGAGGATATTTGGCTTCAAGGTAAGAATTGGGTCAGAAAGAATTTTCATCGTCTATCAAGCTTTAAAGAAGTCACTAGTATGTTTGAGACCTTTTTGTCAGGTAAAGTGTTTAAGTTTAATAAAATTAAACAGTATCTTATACCTAATATCTAGCTAGATATTAGAACTTAATTTGTTTTTATATCTCACATAATTTTGGTATAGTGGTGTTCCATTTCGCCACCTGCCGCACCATTTCAAATACGCGCTGCATTGCCTTAGAATGCCCCACAATATTGTCAAAACCGTAATTTAAACGAATAGTTCGTTGCAAACGGTCGCGTTCATCGGTTAAATCCTGACGCTCTTTTTCGATTTCATTGGCCAAACGCACACTTTGCGCGATCAATTGCGCTACCATTTCCATAAAACGAGCGCGTTCATCCAACAATTCGCTTTGTGAAGAATGGGGTTGTGCGGCTAATACGCCTTCGACATCTTGATTCACATAAATTGGCACGCCAATAAATGGCAAACGCCGCTCATATAAACCCAATCGATCCAAAAAGCGCGCATCGTCTCCTGCTCGTGGTACAATCAAGGTTTTTTTCGTTTCCATGACCGAGCCAATAATTCCCTCACCGGGACGATAGCTAAATTTAGGCGGTTCTTCCTTGTCACCCGCATACACCGCATTGACAAATAATATGCCTTGTTCATCCCGCAAAGTCACCACACCGTATTGCATTCCTGTACGTTCGTGTAAAACTTTTAAAACTTCTTGTAGTGTTTCTTGTAAATCAAGAGAACGCCCCAAAACTTTCCCCACTTGAAACAGAGCTTCTAATTCTGCTTCAATCAGGTGAAAACGATCCAGCGATACATTATGAGCAGACACATTAACGCTTCCTTAAAAATGTGCAAAATGTTGTGAAAAGAATTTTGTCCAAAATTGCTTTAATTCTTATTGTAATAAGTACCTAAAGGAAAATAATCTGGCATATCAATATTTCTACCGCCCCCCAGCCCCCTCCTGCTAGGAGGGGGAGAAAGAGGTTATTTTTATGGTTAAAATTCAACAAGATAACCTCATCTCTTCTTTTCTTCTTTCCCCCTCCTGCTAGGAGGGGGGAAAGAGGTTATTTTTATGGTTAAAATTCAACAAGATAACCTCATCTCTTCTTTTCTTCTTTCCCTCCTCCTGCTAGGAGGGGGAGAAAGAGGTTATTTTTATGGTTAAAATTCAACAAGATAACCTCATCTCTTCTTTTCTTCTTTCCCCCTCCTAGCAGGAGGGGGGTAGGGGGGCGGTAGAAATGTGAAAATTCTGAACGCTTTTAATACCTGAATATTTTTATTTAACGACTTAACACACCATCTAACGAGTTAATGCCACAGGAAACTCGACAATAAAACGACATCCTTGATGATAATGGGGATCAATGTGCAACGTGCCAGAATGTAAATTAACCACCTCTTGTGCCGTCGTCAATCCCAATCCTGCGCCGCGGTTGGCTTTGCTTTTGGTGGTAAAAAAAGGTTCAAAGACCCGAAAATGTAAATGTTCGGGGATACCGGGGCCGTTGTCTTGTACAACAACTCTAACCCGATCCTCTACGGCTAAGGTTTGAATAGTCAGTTCGGGGGCTTTGGTGCCTGCATCGCGCATGGCATCAATAGAGTTATCGACTAAGTGCTTGAATAAACTGCGAAAACGTCCTACCCGCGCCAACACCGCAGGCAACACCGGGGCCGGCTCCCAATCCACAATCACCCCCTGCGCTAACAAGCGTTGCGTTGAAATACTTAATACATCGCGCAACACCTCATTTAAATTAACGGGCATCACGGGTTCTTCGGTAAACGCAGGAATACTTAACCGCAAATTTTCAATTGCCGTTTCTGCCGAATTAAGCGCGTTTTGCAAAGCCTCGCACAACGGATCGGCTTCCCCTTTATGCTCGGCGCGGCGTTCTAACATCCCCACCGCCGCGGCGATCATGTTCAACGGCCCTGCGAATTGATGAATGGCACCGGCCAAGGTTTCGCGCATATTTTCAATGGCTTCACCTTCGGCCACCATCGTGCGCAATACATTCATTTTCATTTCTTCTTGTTGGCGTTTTAAATCGGTGATTTCTTTGGCCACCAGCAGAAAATAACTCTGTTTACGCGATTCAAAAAAAGCATCCGCCCGCGGATCGCGCTCCCGAAACCAAGTCCCCGAACACACAAACCAACGCGGCGAACGTTTTCCGCCTTGATCAAAACGCACTTCACGGTCTACAAAACTTCCCCCATTGTTTTTCAAATTCAACCACCGCTCCCCCAATTCGTCTTGAATTGCTTGTAAAAAAACCGCGGCAGGATCGCGGGTACGTAAATCACCCAGTAATTTTTTATACTCCTGATTATCAAGAATGACTTGATGATTCTCATCTAACAAAGCAATCACCACAGGCGCGGCATCGACCACCGATTCAATCAAGGCTTTTTGATTTTTAACTTTCTGTTCCAAATCATAAACTTCTGTGACATCGCGGTGCATTCCCAAATAATAAACCGTTTCCCCTTGTGGATCGAGAACGGGCGCAATCGTGACTTCAGCCAAATAGCGTTCGCCATTTTCTCGACGATTGACCAACATCCCTGTCCATGGTTTTTTTTGTGACAAACGTCCCCACAGCGTTTTATAAACAATGGAAGGCGTTTTGTGATCGGATAAGTAAGACTCATTGAGTCCCATCATCGTCTCCAAAGGATAACCCGTCACCCGCTCAAAAGCAGGATTGGCATATAAAATATTGGCTTGCAAATCCGTAATCGAAATAGCCACTTGCGCTTGTTGTACTGCTTCATAAAACAAATTAGGCGGCAACAACGGATTTTTTTGTTGCGCCGCAAAACGAAACGCCGCTAACACTTCAGGGGCTAAATCACGAGGCGGATGCGCTAATAAAGCCGTTATCGCCGCGGTTAAATGCGTAAACTGCTGGGCTAAGGGTAGGTTTTTAGGAGGATTGGAATGTTCAGTCATGGCGTGCTTCGCTCGTTGACAAGGGGTCAGTGCGTCAATTTTAGGGAGTTAAAAACAAAAGTTTTTTTTATCAGAAACCGCTTATTCTATCTCATCATGCGGTGTCAGTGGAAATAAAACAAGGTGACAATAATTCGGCTAATGCGCTGAGTAATTGATCGACTTGTTCTTTTTGGTGCAACGCCGAGAAAGTGATGCGTAAACGTGCGCGATGAAGTGGCACGGTCGGCGGCCGAATCGCCGTGACGAATAAACCCCGTTGCCATAAAGCTTGACTCACCGTCAATGCCCGCTCGGCAGAGCCTAAAATAATCCCTTGAATGGGAGTTATAGAAGGCATTAATGGAATATTTAATATTTTTGCCTGCTGACGAAAATAATCAATGAGAAAATGTAAGTGTTCACGTCGCCAAGATTCGGTTTGTGCGAGGTGTAAAGCGTGACGATTCACCTCAGCTAATGCAGGTGGTAATGCCGTGGTGTAAATATAACTGCGCGCCGCTTGAATCATATAGTCAATCAATAGCGCACTTCCCGCGACAAATGCCCCCATGCCACCAAAGGCTTTACTGAATGTCCCCACCAAAATAGGGACGGAATTAAGCGCATTAAAATAAGCCTCTGTGCCGCGCCCCGTTTCTCCTAAAACCCCTAAACCATGCGCATCATCCAGCATCAACCACGCATCATATTGTTGGGCTAAATGAAGCAATTCAGGTAAAGGCGCAATATCCCCATCCATACTAAATACGCCATCGCTAATGATTAAACGATGTTTTTTTTCACTGCGCGCTAATAAATTGGCTAATGCAGCCATATCAAGATGGGCGTAACGCTGTGATTGGGCGCGAGATAATAAACTGCCATCGACTAAAGAGGCATGATTGAATTTATCGGCAAAAATGGCATCTTCGCGCCCCATTAATGCGGTCATTACGCCGATATTGGCCATGTATCCTGTGGAAAAGACTAAAGCCCGTTCCCGTCCCAAAAATTTCGCTAATGCACTTTCTAATTCTTGGTGCGCTTGATGATGACCACTGACCAAATGAGAAGCCCCACTGCCTATGCCATAATCTTTACTGGCGTGCTGTAATGTGTCTATTAACCGCGAATCGCTGGCCAGTCCTAAATAATCATTGCTGCAAAAACTTAAATAATCACGTCCATGGTGACGTAATAAAGGTTGTTGTTTGCCATGATGCGGCCAGGGTTGGCGATATAATTGATCGCGGTGACGTTGGGCTAATTGGGCGTTTAAAAAATCGTGTAAAGACATGAGGCATTCTCTGCGATTAACCCGCTTTTAAGCCCGTGAGCGAGGCGTGGACAAACGTGCGATTAAGCTGGAGGTGTCCCAACGGTGGCCGCCCAGTTGCTGCACTTCGGCATAAAATTGGTCTACCAAGGCCGCGACGGGTAAGCTTGCTCCATTACGGCGCGCTTCGGCTAAACATAATCCCAAGTCTTTACGCATCCAATCGACCGCAAAACCAAAATCAAATTCCCCTGCGATCATGGTGTTGCCGCGCTGTTCCATTTGCCACGATTGGGCTGCGCCGTGACGCAGAACCCCTAGGACTAAGGACATGTCTAATCCCGCGTGTTGTCCAAAATGGATGGCTTCGGATAGGCTTTGTAATAGGCCTGCGATGGCGATTTGGTTGACCATTTTGGCCAATTGTCCGCTGCCTGATGCACCGATATGGGTCACGGCTTTGGCGTAATGGCGTAATATGGCTTCTGCGCGGGCAAAAATGGCCGCGTCTCCGCCCACCATGATGGTGAGTATGCCTTGTTGTGCGCCCGATTGACCGCCTGATACGGGGGCATCTAGGAAATGGGCTTGATGTTGTTGTGCGGTGTGGGCGAATTCTTGGGCGATGTCGGCGGAGGCGGTGGTGTGGTCGATCCAGATGGCATTGGGTTTGATGTGGGCAAAGATGCCGTGGGGGCCTAAGCCGATCTGGCGCAAGTCGGCATCGTTGCCCACGCAACTGATGACAAAATCAACGCCCGATACGGCGGTGGCGATGTCGGTGACGGCTTGGCCGGGATAAGATTGTTGCCATGCGTAGGATTTGGCGGGGGAGCGATTGTAGACGCGCAGGTGATGGCCGTGTTGGGCGAGATGTGCGGCGATGGGGAAGCCGATCACGCCCAGTCCGATAAAGGCGACTGTGGGGTTCATGGTGGAGTCCTTTTTTCTGGTGCTTGAGTATTGAGGTGAGTCAAGGTGATTGTAACCGATTTGGGAGATTGAGGTAAGATACGTAAACCATTTCATTTTGCTTTTGTATGTCTTATCATACTCAACTATAGGATTTGCGCTGTATCCGTTTGCCATCATCAAGAGACCTGCCCCATGAATTTAGAACAACGCATTGTATTTATTAAAGAAAATTTGTTAGATAAAGGTGGTTATACGATTGCTGCTAAGGAATGTTTAGGCATTATTGAACATGCCTTGCGACAGTTGTTGTTGCGACATTTGGCGGTGTTGCCGAGTGCGGTACAGCAGCGGATTCAGCAGGAAGCACAGAAAACGGCAAAGGGAAGCCGAGCCAGTGGGATTGAAGATTTTACGATGGGGCAGTTGTTGGGCTTGATTCGGACGTGTGATTTTATTAATGAATGGGGTAAGGTGACGGGACGGGATTTGATCAATATTCGCATGATTAATTTGGATAGTTTGAGCGATATTCGTAATCCATTAATC includes the following:
- a CDS encoding GAF domain-containing protein; the encoded protein is MSAHNVSLDRFHLIEAELEALFQVGKVLGRSLDLQETLQEVLKVLHERTGMQYGVVTLRDEQGILFVNAVYAGDKEEPPKFSYRPGEGIIGSVMETKKTLIVPRAGDDARFLDRLGLYERRLPFIGVPIYVNQDVEGVLAAQPHSSQSELLDERARFMEMVAQLIAQSVRLANEIEKERQDLTDERDRLQRTIRLNYGFDNIVGHSKAMQRVFEMVRQVAKWNTTIPKLCEI
- a CDS encoding NAD(P)-dependent oxidoreductase, with translation MNPTVAFIGLGVIGFPIAAHLAQHGHHLRVYNRSPAKSYAWQQSYPGQAVTDIATAVSGVDFVISCVGNDADLRQIGLGPHGIFAHIKPNAIWIDHTTASADIAQEFAHTAQQHQAHFLDAPVSGGQSGAQQGILTIMVGGDAAIFARAEAILRHYAKAVTHIGASGSGQLAKMVNQIAIAGLLQSLSEAIHFGQHAGLDMSLVLGVLRHGAAQSWQMEQRGNTMIAGEFDFGFAVDWMRKDLGLCLAEARRNGASLPVAALVDQFYAEVQQLGGHRWDTSSLIARLSTPRSRA
- the nusB gene encoding transcription antitermination factor NusB: MADLHPLVGVSEQARVVVPQARTYARERALQALYQWSLAGHDIKTIEEQFLAEQPMERVDVDYFLLLLHGVPAHIGELDQEISPLLDRKISQLDPIEHSILRMGCYELKYQKEVPWRTVIDEGVKLAKKFGAADESYKYVNGVLDKLARKQL
- the bioF gene encoding 8-amino-7-oxononanoate synthase — encoded protein: MSLHDFLNAQLAQRHRDQLYRQPWPHHGKQQPLLRHHGRDYLSFCSNDYLGLASDSRLIDTLQHASKDYGIGSGASHLVSGHHQAHQELESALAKFLGRERALVFSTGYMANIGVMTALMGREDAIFADKFNHASLVDGSLLSRAQSQRYAHLDMAALANLLARSEKKHRLIISDGVFSMDGDIAPLPELLHLAQQYDAWLMLDDAHGLGVLGETGRGTEAYFNALNSVPILVGTFSKAFGGMGAFVAGSALLIDYMIQAARSYIYTTALPPALAEVNRHALHLAQTESWRREHLHFLIDYFRQQAKILNIPLMPSITPIQGIILGSAERALTVSQALWQRGLFVTAIRPPTVPLHRARLRITFSALHQKEQVDQLLSALAELLSPCFISTDTA
- a CDS encoding PP0621 family protein; the protein is MFFRWIVLAIILWLTWHVARRLWREHQKRELQAQQPTELSTQKMLRCPQCGVHFPEQEGVKSGETVFCSTRCAREHVKS
- a CDS encoding sigma 54-interacting transcriptional regulator, with protein sequence MLIRGESGTGKELIANAIHYNSPRHHANFIKVNCAALPESLLESELFGHEKGAFSGAVAQRKGLFERANRGTLFLDEIGEISPSFQAKLLRVLQEGEFERVGGTKTLKVDVRIITATHVDLEGAVEAGHFREDLYYRLNVMPIKLPPLCERLEDVPELARFLIKKIEKMQDRKLDLTDSAIRLLMRHDWPGNVRELANCLERAAIMSGNGIIDDEAISLGVSGFEKRTSVADTFEPSRASRQDNLVDLNDDSLNERDRVIAALEQAGWVQAKAARLLNMTPRQIAYRIQTLNIKVKNI
- the ribBA gene encoding bifunctional 3,4-dihydroxy-2-butanone-4-phosphate synthase/GTP cyclohydrolase II, translating into MALNRIEELIEDIRQGKMVVLMDDEDRENEGDLVMAAVKVRPEDINFMARYGRGLICLTLTPEHCRQLQLPLMVSDNQAAYATNFTVSIEAARGVTTGISAADRATTIQAAVAENAKPSDLVQPGHVFPLMAQPGGVLRRAGHTEAGCDLARLAGLPPAGVLVEILNEDGSMARRPDLEQFAAVHQLKIGTIADLIRFRVENEKAVKRVGQCQMPTEHGEFTLFAYQDVIDETVHFALVMGEHVFDDEVLVRVHISNVLCDLTSSTREECGWPLQNALQRIAQEGRGIVLILQQPQSSEQVIRMIQHYSRRDHGVELPATPSTTDLRTYGLGAQILLDLGVKKMRILSAPKKIHAISGFGLEVVDYVTH
- a CDS encoding IS630 family transposase — its product is MNKRYEDLEELMSTGEAREVKRAMAVRMSLLGFVRAEAALACCVSVQFVDKWKAIYLASGVEGLKLAYKGSPGYLKPREREDVINWIQEKKTITIEELKRYLKEEYDVFYSSNTSYTKLLEEANLSYKKTHKENSAKDEVKVEAKKKEIKDLIDKEREQIESGEVMYWMQDESHQLWGDICGYVWSKKGERTSIKMSNYRTSQTWYGAVNIYTGEFILDRAKKADTKYTIDFINWLIYRYKEARHVIIWDGASYHRSEGLRTYLEKLNGGLPESEWKVRLLRFAPNAPEQNPVEDIWLQGKNWVRKNFHRLSSFKEVTSMFETFLSGKVFKFNKIKQYLIPNI
- the nifL gene encoding nitrogen fixation negative regulator NifL; the encoded protein is MTEHSNPPKNLPLAQQFTHLTAAITALLAHPPRDLAPEVLAAFRFAAQQKNPLLPPNLFYEAVQQAQVAISITDLQANILYANPAFERVTGYPLETMMGLNESYLSDHKTPSIVYKTLWGRLSQKKPWTGMLVNRRENGERYLAEVTIAPVLDPQGETVYYLGMHRDVTEVYDLEQKVKNQKALIESVVDAAPVVIALLDENHQVILDNQEYKKLLGDLRTRDPAAVFLQAIQDELGERWLNLKNNGGSFVDREVRFDQGGKRSPRWFVCSGTWFRERDPRADAFFESRKQSYFLLVAKEITDLKRQQEEMKMNVLRTMVAEGEAIENMRETLAGAIHQFAGPLNMIAAAVGMLERRAEHKGEADPLCEALQNALNSAETAIENLRLSIPAFTEEPVMPVNLNEVLRDVLSISTQRLLAQGVIVDWEPAPVLPAVLARVGRFRSLFKHLVDNSIDAMRDAGTKAPELTIQTLAVEDRVRVVVQDNGPGIPEHLHFRVFEPFFTTKSKANRGAGLGLTTAQEVVNLHSGTLHIDPHYHQGCRFIVEFPVALTR
- the ribH gene encoding 6,7-dimethyl-8-ribityllumazine synthase, coding for MYHSIEGLLTPCEGQFAIVISRFNSFITESLLAGALDTLKRHGVADSSVTLVRVPGAYEMPLIAQRLATSKRYDAIIALGAVIRGGTPHFEYVAGECAKGLAQVSLQYDLPVIFGVLTVDSIEQAIERAGTKAGNKGADAALSALEMVNLLRQLGQ